One Granulicella sp. 5B5 DNA window includes the following coding sequences:
- a CDS encoding arabinan endo-1,5-alpha-L-arabinosidase gives MVTMQRWIRVGLQVGVCVLLLFEVNAVRAQDPHAITLQGDFWFTHDPSIAKDGSTYYVFATGKSPDGGQIPIRCSEDLVHWRMCGHVFDGMPKWIQQRSPGTKELWAPDISHTHGEYRLYYAYSLFGRNLSGIALATNKTLNPMSPDYKWVDKGLVLESKATDDFNAIDPNYVGDTKHHAWLAFGSFWSGIKMRALDADTGMLSSRDRKLYSLASRAKPIQPMSQKFDPEHPTLPPDWQAIEAPFVVAHGGYYYLFVSFDLCCRGTRSTYRTMVGRSRAVTGPYLDKNGMPMLQGGGSLLLGPNRRWLGPGGESILHQHDGPDLIVFHAYDAKTGRPALQISTIAWRDGWPEAALGNE, from the coding sequence ATGGTCACAATGCAGAGATGGATTCGAGTTGGTCTACAGGTCGGGGTGTGCGTGCTTTTGCTGTTCGAGGTCAATGCAGTCCGCGCGCAAGATCCCCATGCGATCACGCTGCAGGGAGACTTCTGGTTCACTCATGATCCGTCGATCGCCAAGGATGGTTCCACGTACTATGTCTTCGCGACCGGCAAGTCACCTGATGGTGGACAGATTCCCATCCGCTGTTCGGAGGACCTGGTGCACTGGCGAATGTGTGGTCATGTATTCGACGGGATGCCTAAGTGGATTCAACAGCGAAGTCCCGGGACAAAAGAACTATGGGCGCCGGATATTTCGCACACGCATGGTGAGTATCGGTTGTATTACGCGTATTCGCTGTTCGGACGAAATCTTTCCGGCATTGCGCTGGCGACAAATAAGACGCTGAATCCGATGAGCCCGGATTACAAGTGGGTCGACAAGGGGCTTGTACTCGAATCGAAAGCGACCGACGACTTCAATGCGATCGACCCGAACTATGTGGGCGACACAAAGCATCACGCGTGGCTGGCCTTCGGAAGTTTCTGGAGTGGCATCAAGATGCGAGCTCTGGATGCGGATACGGGGATGCTCTCAAGCCGAGACCGGAAACTCTACTCGCTGGCCTCTCGCGCAAAGCCCATTCAGCCGATGTCACAGAAGTTTGATCCTGAGCATCCAACGCTGCCGCCTGACTGGCAAGCCATTGAAGCTCCATTTGTTGTCGCACATGGCGGCTATTACTATCTCTTTGTATCGTTCGATCTGTGCTGCCGCGGAACGAGGAGCACCTATCGAACGATGGTGGGGAGATCGCGCGCAGTCACCGGGCCGTATCTCGATAAGAACGGTATGCCGATGTTGCAGGGCGGTGGGTCTCTTCTGCTGGGGCCGAATAGGCGCTGGCTTGGGCCGGGCGGAGAGTCGATTCTGCATCAACACGATGGTCCCGATCTGATTGTGTTTCATGCCTACGATGCGAAGACGGGAAGGCCAGCGCTGCAGATTTCGACGATCGCCTGGCGTGATGGATGGCCCGAAGCTGCGTTGGGCAATGAGTAG
- a CDS encoding tetratricopeptide repeat protein encodes MKITAVASGVSKLMVVAILAVTLCRAQQPVLSDPKPAASAKTDALTQTQGLLETGRYHEAESALRTYLAQNDGSAAGHAMLAYALLREDKPRESLEEYTRAAAIEKPSAQMLERVGQDYVLLADWQDAEKWTLRAVQMDPSDADAWYSLGRIRYTDQRFSDALSCFQQVLKLLPKSVKAENNLGLSYEGLNQVDQAVAAYQQAIAWQNEGPPEQRSAEPLLNLGIVLRHRSELAEAEPLLVEAATISPKNPRILEQLGQLHMQKADYVAARRELQQACALDPKNSALHFLLGQAYRHLGQMQEAKAEFYASERLAVATTQ; translated from the coding sequence GTGAAGATCACAGCAGTTGCCAGCGGTGTGTCGAAGCTGATGGTGGTGGCCATCCTCGCAGTTACGCTGTGCCGCGCGCAACAGCCGGTCTTGTCCGATCCTAAGCCTGCTGCCTCCGCGAAGACGGATGCACTCACGCAGACGCAGGGGCTGCTTGAAACCGGTCGATACCATGAGGCAGAGAGTGCGCTGCGAACCTATCTTGCGCAGAATGACGGCTCAGCGGCAGGGCATGCGATGTTGGCGTATGCGTTGCTGCGTGAGGACAAACCTCGCGAGTCGCTCGAGGAGTACACACGCGCGGCTGCGATCGAGAAACCCTCGGCGCAGATGCTGGAGCGTGTAGGGCAGGATTATGTGCTGCTTGCCGACTGGCAGGACGCAGAAAAATGGACCCTTCGTGCGGTGCAGATGGACCCGTCCGATGCCGATGCGTGGTACAGCCTGGGGCGCATCCGGTACACAGACCAGCGGTTTAGTGATGCGCTGTCCTGTTTTCAGCAGGTGCTGAAGCTTCTGCCCAAGAGCGTGAAGGCGGAGAACAATCTTGGCCTGTCGTATGAGGGTCTGAATCAGGTCGATCAGGCTGTGGCCGCGTATCAGCAGGCGATTGCGTGGCAGAACGAAGGGCCGCCGGAGCAGAGAAGCGCGGAGCCGCTGCTGAATCTCGGCATTGTGCTGCGGCACCGTTCAGAGCTGGCCGAGGCGGAACCTCTGCTAGTAGAGGCCGCGACGATCTCGCCGAAGAATCCTCGCATTCTGGAGCAGCTGGGGCAGCTCCATATGCAGAAGGCGGATTATGTGGCTGCACGCCGAGAGCTGCAGCAGGCCTGTGCGCTCGATCCGAAGAATTCTGCCCTGCACTTTCTGCTGGGGCAGGCGTACCGGCACCTGGGGCAGATGCAGGAGGCCAAGGCGGAGTTCTATGCGTCGGAACGGCTGGCTGTCGCTACTACTCAGTAG
- a CDS encoding carboxypeptidase-like regulatory domain-containing protein codes for MSTSLKCARVRLFSFLLVVIATVPVMAQSVRGAIGGSVTDTTGALIPNATITATNQDTGGKNTTHSTGAGVYSFPDLPIGPYTVTVSANGFQTKTSTGVLVTVNSTIALNVSLGSGPVNEVVTVDASGLQLQTESSDIGGTISNKQVEDLPLSLASGVGGLRSPETFVFLIPGTTGPGSGTSGNTGNGVFFSRLSGGQAYGAEVLLDGASIQRSENGSSFDETSPSIEALQEFKVTTSAPSAEFGRTTSGIESFSTKSGTNEFHGIAYAIVKNRIFDANNWFNDGYKVLDCAGVSEVNCAYSKPQDSKYDYGGVFSGPVWIPHLYNGHDKTFFTFAWEKYQYRPGTVIVSTVPTAAERGGDFSDILGGYIPGGSSYNGVNNILVNPCNNNMPVLYNQIYDPSTTMQASPGVFCRTPLSGNQIPTNYLSPTAQKLVNGLPLPNQTPQSTDVFGYIGNYAQTGVSPNNNTTYTIRIDQNLGQRSKIFGSYNTRQNFKLTAAPDFPEPFNNSGYVQTFTTHYGRAGWDYNITPTLLNHLNLGYNRTNSVNLSSEFMTSDTAAAAGLANDYSKFFPTISFPSPDAPSNWGQQQNGINIDNGIRVNDVVTWVKGRNNIRMGVDYRNQRYSTNLYNVDNFNFYRDQSAGVSNTCCGSGNPFASFLMGEVGQAGQTVYNVNPRWKSWYIAGFIQDDIKVTSNLTINAGLRYSIDNPRHEALNRTSNFSFTAPDAAAGGLPGALVFGTTCGNCNTAWADTWYKDIAPRVGFAYVLPGTHGKAALRGGAAIIYGPLQYNDFGGSMLQGYNISKSVALGGTATQGGAFTPAFRLDSASPADPQNSNIGFPNYSYAPNTDPTQLTAQNGPGSFQAVAGDLILPRDGRPSMTSNWSLQLQDQIAQDLIFSIGYIGEVAQDLRSGFLTNFNNIDTKYFGLGDLLSNSQYNIPLGGTSNGYAAPYSTFTGPIGQSLRPFPQYDYIADDCCLENLGHSSYHALVTSLERRFRNGLNLQASYTWSKTLTDADSLIPFSYTSNNQREQAQYSTNLKGDKAVSVQDLTNQFSLSYLYELPFGEGRRWANHSRGLDLLVGGWEVGAIQRYSSGQPIGFGCATGIPYYQNCITFDAGPASLGGKTFASSAYQANKNGPSVFNGESWFKPAYRVAGTNGANDPGVPMSQAAFVDQNREGVGWARPYSPNCGTSAQPCSFAPFALGNLARVTEAITGPRYLAEDISLLKNFHITKTVTFQMKGEAFDLFNRHRMALPDLAPNDSSQNTGFGIPTAVDYGPRNMQLTGKIIF; via the coding sequence ATGTCGACGTCCTTGAAGTGCGCGCGGGTCCGTTTGTTTTCATTCCTGCTTGTTGTCATTGCCACAGTTCCGGTGATGGCGCAGTCGGTGCGCGGCGCCATCGGCGGAAGCGTCACCGATACAACCGGAGCGCTCATCCCGAATGCAACCATCACGGCCACGAACCAGGACACGGGGGGCAAGAACACAACGCACAGCACAGGTGCCGGTGTGTATAGCTTCCCCGATCTGCCGATCGGACCCTACACGGTCACTGTTTCGGCGAACGGCTTCCAGACCAAGACCAGCACGGGCGTTCTGGTGACGGTCAACAGCACCATCGCTTTGAATGTGTCGCTCGGCTCCGGCCCGGTAAACGAGGTGGTGACGGTCGATGCCAGCGGTCTGCAACTTCAGACTGAATCCTCCGACATCGGCGGCACGATTTCAAACAAGCAGGTCGAGGACCTTCCTCTGTCCCTCGCATCCGGTGTTGGCGGTTTGCGCTCGCCTGAGACGTTTGTCTTCCTGATTCCCGGCACGACCGGGCCAGGCAGCGGTACTTCAGGAAACACCGGCAACGGCGTCTTCTTCTCAAGGCTGAGCGGCGGGCAGGCCTACGGCGCCGAGGTACTGCTGGATGGCGCCAGCATCCAGCGCAGCGAGAACGGATCGTCCTTCGATGAGACTTCGCCCTCCATCGAAGCCCTGCAGGAGTTCAAGGTCACCACGTCTGCTCCGTCTGCCGAGTTTGGCCGTACAACTTCGGGCATTGAAAGCTTCTCGACCAAATCCGGAACCAACGAGTTCCACGGTATCGCCTATGCCATCGTGAAGAACCGCATCTTCGACGCGAACAACTGGTTCAATGACGGCTACAAGGTGCTGGATTGCGCAGGGGTGTCCGAGGTCAACTGCGCGTACAGCAAGCCGCAGGACAGCAAGTACGACTACGGCGGGGTTTTCAGCGGCCCCGTGTGGATTCCGCACCTCTACAACGGCCACGATAAGACGTTCTTCACGTTTGCCTGGGAAAAGTATCAGTACCGCCCCGGTACCGTGATCGTGTCGACTGTGCCGACCGCGGCTGAACGCGGTGGTGACTTCAGCGACATCCTGGGCGGATATATTCCAGGCGGAAGCTCGTACAACGGGGTGAACAACATCCTGGTGAACCCGTGCAACAACAATATGCCTGTGTTGTACAACCAGATTTATGACCCATCGACCACAATGCAGGCCAGCCCCGGCGTTTTCTGCCGTACACCGCTCAGCGGCAACCAAATCCCGACCAACTACTTGAGCCCGACGGCGCAAAAACTGGTGAACGGGCTTCCCCTGCCGAACCAGACGCCCCAGAGCACCGACGTGTTCGGCTACATCGGCAACTACGCTCAGACCGGTGTATCGCCCAACAACAATACGACCTATACGATCCGCATCGACCAGAACCTGGGCCAACGGAGCAAGATCTTCGGGTCGTACAACACGCGTCAGAACTTCAAGCTGACCGCAGCCCCGGACTTCCCCGAACCGTTCAATAACAGTGGCTACGTGCAGACCTTCACCACCCACTATGGACGCGCCGGATGGGATTACAACATCACACCGACGTTGCTGAACCACCTGAACCTCGGCTACAACCGCACAAACAGCGTGAACCTGTCTTCGGAGTTCATGACGAGCGATACGGCGGCGGCGGCTGGTCTTGCCAATGACTATTCGAAGTTCTTTCCGACGATCTCATTCCCAAGCCCGGATGCGCCTTCCAACTGGGGCCAGCAGCAGAACGGCATCAATATCGACAACGGCATACGCGTGAACGATGTCGTGACGTGGGTGAAGGGCAGGAATAACATCCGGATGGGCGTGGACTATCGCAATCAGCGGTACTCCACCAACCTGTACAACGTGGACAACTTCAACTTCTACCGCGACCAGTCAGCGGGCGTTAGCAACACCTGCTGCGGTTCCGGCAACCCGTTCGCGAGCTTCCTGATGGGTGAAGTGGGCCAGGCGGGGCAGACGGTGTACAACGTGAACCCGCGCTGGAAGTCGTGGTACATCGCCGGCTTCATCCAGGACGACATCAAAGTGACCAGCAACCTGACGATCAATGCGGGCTTGCGTTACAGCATCGACAACCCGCGGCATGAGGCGCTGAACCGCACATCGAACTTCAGCTTCACAGCCCCTGATGCCGCTGCTGGCGGTCTGCCGGGGGCGCTGGTCTTCGGCACCACATGCGGCAACTGCAACACGGCGTGGGCGGACACCTGGTACAAGGACATCGCCCCGCGCGTCGGTTTTGCGTACGTGCTGCCAGGTACCCATGGCAAAGCAGCCTTGCGTGGAGGCGCAGCGATCATCTATGGGCCGCTGCAGTACAACGACTTCGGCGGCAGCATGCTGCAGGGCTACAACATCAGCAAGAGCGTGGCGCTGGGCGGCACCGCTACGCAGGGCGGTGCGTTTACGCCGGCGTTCCGGCTCGATTCGGCTTCGCCTGCCGATCCACAGAACTCCAACATCGGCTTCCCGAATTACAGCTACGCCCCGAACACGGACCCGACACAGTTGACCGCGCAGAATGGGCCTGGCTCGTTCCAGGCCGTTGCCGGCGACCTGATTCTGCCAAGAGATGGCCGGCCCTCGATGACGAGTAACTGGAGCCTCCAGCTGCAGGACCAGATTGCGCAGGACCTGATCTTCTCTATCGGTTATATCGGTGAGGTGGCGCAGGACCTGCGTTCGGGCTTCCTTACCAACTTCAACAACATCGACACGAAGTACTTCGGTCTTGGCGATCTGCTGAGCAACTCGCAGTACAACATCCCGCTTGGCGGGACGAGCAATGGCTACGCTGCGCCGTACTCGACCTTTACAGGTCCCATCGGTCAATCGCTGCGTCCGTTCCCGCAGTATGACTATATTGCGGACGATTGCTGCCTGGAGAACCTTGGGCACTCTTCGTATCATGCGCTGGTGACTTCGCTTGAGCGCCGGTTCCGCAACGGCCTTAACCTGCAGGCGTCGTACACGTGGTCGAAGACGCTCACCGATGCGGATTCGCTGATTCCTTTCAGCTATACGTCAAACAACCAGCGCGAGCAGGCGCAGTACTCGACCAACCTGAAGGGCGATAAAGCGGTCAGCGTTCAGGACCTGACGAACCAGTTCTCACTGAGTTATCTCTACGAGCTGCCATTTGGTGAAGGACGAAGATGGGCCAACCATAGTCGAGGCCTGGACCTGCTCGTGGGCGGATGGGAGGTGGGCGCGATCCAACGCTACTCCAGCGGACAGCCGATTGGCTTTGGTTGCGCGACCGGCATCCCCTACTACCAGAACTGCATCACGTTCGATGCCGGGCCTGCGTCACTTGGCGGCAAGACCTTTGCGAGCTCAGCCTACCAGGCGAACAAGAACGGCCCCAGCGTCTTCAATGGAGAGTCCTGGTTCAAGCCGGCGTATCGAGTTGCGGGAACGAATGGAGCGAATGATCCCGGTGTCCCGATGTCGCAGGCCGCGTTTGTCGATCAGAACCGCGAAGGCGTCGGGTGGGCGCGGCCGTACTCACCGAACTGTGGAACATCCGCGCAACCGTGCTCCTTCGCGCCGTTTGCTCTCGGCAACCTCGCGCGCGTTACCGAGGCGATTACGGGACCGCGTTATCTGGCGGAGGACATCAGCCTGCTGAAGAACTTCCACATTACGAAGACAGTTACCTTCCAGATGAAGGGCGAGGCGTTCGATCTCTTCAACCGGCATCGGATGGCTCTTCCGGACCTTGCGCCGAATGACTCGTCGCAAAACACTGGATTCGGTATTCCGACTGCCGTCGATTATGGCCCGCGCAATATGCAACTTACGGGGAAGATCATCTTCTAA
- a CDS encoding tetratricopeptide repeat protein, translated as MAILLFGAASYQGAAQATATENAQVFLQAKVLRANDARGKLLLGEHRDPEAMDAFEAALDIDPQDKEARSGELAAVTELAVSARRADRPDAALLALEHARTKLPDDPKLLLELGIQATEMGALPEAQEALKRAETLAANDPDVRYALARVELEEQQMPAAEADLRAYLAKRPADASAHYGLGHIFAMEQRTAEARAEFERSIQLQPVQTESYYQLGQIELEVQHDAQAEPLFQKVLARDPTHGGALTGMGILAFRRKDYAQAEQYLLRAEKTAPDYQPAHYYRGLALARLGQEEDSWRELQVAVELDRKQQGPPGALAGTPATAGAVTSPQ; from the coding sequence TTGGCGATCCTGTTGTTTGGGGCAGCCTCGTATCAAGGGGCCGCTCAAGCGACGGCGACTGAGAATGCGCAGGTGTTTCTCCAGGCCAAGGTGCTGCGCGCAAACGATGCACGTGGCAAGTTGCTGCTCGGGGAACACCGCGACCCGGAGGCGATGGACGCGTTTGAGGCGGCCTTGGATATTGATCCGCAAGACAAGGAGGCGCGGAGCGGGGAGTTGGCGGCAGTTACAGAGCTTGCGGTGTCAGCGCGGCGCGCGGACCGTCCGGATGCGGCGCTGCTGGCGCTGGAGCACGCCCGCACCAAACTGCCGGACGATCCGAAGCTGCTGCTTGAGCTCGGTATTCAGGCAACCGAGATGGGTGCGTTGCCCGAGGCTCAGGAGGCTTTGAAGAGAGCCGAAACCCTTGCGGCGAATGATCCAGATGTGCGTTATGCGCTGGCGCGGGTTGAGCTCGAGGAGCAACAGATGCCGGCGGCTGAAGCCGATCTCCGCGCGTATTTGGCCAAGCGCCCCGCCGATGCCTCGGCACACTATGGGCTGGGGCATATCTTCGCGATGGAGCAGCGAACCGCTGAGGCCCGTGCGGAGTTTGAGCGCTCGATCCAACTACAGCCGGTGCAGACGGAATCGTACTATCAGCTGGGTCAAATCGAGCTTGAAGTGCAGCATGATGCCCAGGCCGAACCTCTGTTTCAAAAGGTGCTCGCACGCGATCCAACGCATGGCGGCGCGCTGACCGGTATGGGCATCCTTGCATTTCGCAGAAAGGATTACGCACAGGCAGAGCAGTATCTTTTGCGCGCGGAAAAGACGGCTCCCGACTATCAACCGGCACATTATTATCGGGGGCTCGCGCTGGCGAGGCTCGGTCAGGAAGAAGACTCCTGGCGCGAGTTGCAGGTTGCTGTTGAACTCGATCGCAAGCAGCAGGGGCCGCCGGGAGCGCTTGCGGGTACTCCCGCGACTGCGGGTGCAGTCACGTCTCCGCAATGA
- a CDS encoding arabinofuranosidase catalytic domain-containing protein: MPLKSTSLRNILLLAVVAFAFVMNPVGAASAQKVTPRPCDLLASATPCVAAISTTRALYRAYTGPLYQVTRQSDKTHANIGVLPDGYANAAAQDAFCAHTTCTITRLYDQSPNHNDLTPAPPGGAAHGPGPNGYDLPAVANSLPATVSGHKVYGVAILPGMGYRNDSPKATAVNGEPEGVYMVTSALNLNNKCCFDFGNAESNNLDNKAGHMDAINIMYQDKLGAPDAGLDMEDGIYGHLKVPVGTTFVTDMGASDGQHSYAIYQGNAQSGGLTSTGIIPLPKGYQPMKQEGAIILGIGGDNSNWAKGYFFEGVMTKGMPTHEALEKVQSNIVAARYAGQLQP, translated from the coding sequence ATGCCACTCAAGTCGACCTCACTCAGAAACATCCTGTTGCTCGCGGTTGTTGCTTTCGCCTTTGTGATGAACCCGGTTGGAGCCGCTTCAGCGCAAAAGGTGACGCCGCGGCCGTGCGATCTTCTTGCGTCCGCCACGCCTTGTGTTGCGGCTATCAGCACCACCCGCGCTTTATATAGGGCGTACACCGGCCCGCTCTACCAGGTCACGCGTCAATCGGACAAAACCCACGCCAACATTGGTGTATTACCCGATGGCTATGCGAACGCAGCGGCGCAGGATGCCTTCTGTGCCCATACGACCTGCACCATCACCAGGCTCTACGATCAGTCGCCCAACCACAACGACCTCACACCCGCGCCTCCCGGTGGCGCAGCTCATGGACCTGGCCCCAATGGGTACGACCTGCCGGCCGTTGCCAATTCTCTCCCCGCGACCGTCTCTGGACACAAGGTCTATGGTGTAGCCATCTTACCGGGCATGGGCTACCGCAACGATAGCCCCAAAGCCACAGCCGTCAATGGTGAGCCCGAGGGCGTCTACATGGTCACTTCTGCACTCAATCTCAACAACAAGTGCTGCTTTGACTTTGGGAATGCCGAGTCGAACAACCTCGACAACAAAGCGGGCCACATGGACGCTATCAACATCATGTATCAAGACAAGCTTGGCGCTCCCGACGCGGGCCTCGATATGGAGGACGGCATCTACGGCCACCTCAAGGTACCCGTCGGTACCACCTTCGTCACTGATATGGGCGCCAGCGACGGTCAGCATAGCTACGCCATCTACCAGGGCAACGCGCAATCCGGCGGACTGACCAGCACTGGCATCATTCCTCTTCCGAAAGGCTATCAGCCGATGAAACAAGAAGGAGCCATCATCCTGGGGATCGGTGGTGATAACAGTAATTGGGCCAAAGGCTACTTCTTCGAGGGTGTCATGACCAAGGGGATGCCAACGCACGAGGCATTGGAGAAGGTCCAGAGCAATATCGTAGCCGCCAGATATGCCGGCCAACTCCAGCCGTAA
- a CDS encoding acetamidase/formamidase family protein — protein MRRAFLAAGFVICVSTSIGATALRAQDHTVLATSSTVEWGHYAANAKPAITVHSGDTVTMQTLSTCGPTDRLIERGVKAEDIPAYNEEVYKNYPGKDKGPGGHILTGPVAIAEAEPGDVLKVEILKIHLDTNFACNGFGLHRGFLPMEYPYSRSRIIPLDREKMIAHFAPGIDIPLHPFFGSMGVAPGQGRVDSAPPFAHAGNMDNKELVAGTTLYIPVAAKGALFLAGDGHAGQGNGEVDITAMETFLTGTFRFTVIKGKPLLWPRAETPTHYITMGFSPDLTEATQHALRDMIDFLVEEKHMSRDDAYMLSSVAVDLDITQLVDGNVGVHAMLPKDIFTAAK, from the coding sequence ATGCGCCGTGCGTTTCTTGCAGCAGGTTTCGTCATTTGTGTCTCCACATCTATTGGAGCCACCGCTCTCCGTGCCCAGGACCACACCGTCCTCGCGACCTCCAGCACCGTGGAGTGGGGCCATTACGCCGCCAATGCAAAGCCCGCCATCACCGTACACTCGGGCGACACAGTCACGATGCAGACGCTCTCCACCTGCGGTCCGACCGATCGCCTTATCGAGCGCGGCGTCAAGGCTGAAGATATTCCGGCCTATAACGAAGAGGTCTACAAAAACTATCCTGGTAAGGACAAAGGGCCCGGCGGCCATATCCTCACCGGCCCGGTCGCCATCGCGGAGGCCGAGCCCGGTGACGTGCTCAAGGTCGAAATCCTCAAGATCCACCTCGACACCAACTTCGCCTGCAACGGCTTCGGCCTGCATCGCGGCTTCCTGCCCATGGAGTACCCCTACAGCCGCTCGCGCATCATTCCTCTCGACCGCGAAAAGATGATCGCCCACTTCGCCCCCGGCATCGACATCCCGCTGCATCCCTTCTTCGGCAGCATGGGCGTTGCGCCCGGGCAGGGACGGGTCGACAGCGCTCCACCGTTCGCGCACGCCGGCAATATGGACAATAAAGAACTCGTCGCCGGCACCACGCTCTATATCCCGGTCGCCGCTAAAGGCGCGCTCTTCCTCGCCGGCGACGGCCACGCAGGGCAGGGCAACGGCGAGGTCGACATCACGGCCATGGAGACCTTTCTCACCGGCACCTTCCGCTTCACCGTCATCAAGGGCAAGCCTCTGCTCTGGCCCCGCGCGGAGACCCCCACGCACTACATCACCATGGGCTTCAGTCCCGACCTCACCGAAGCCACGCAGCACGCCCTGCGCGACATGATCGACTTCCTCGTCGAAGAGAAGCACATGAGCCGCGACGACGCATACATGCTCTCCAGTGTTGCCGTCGACCTCGATATCACGCAGCTTGTCGATGGCAACGTCGGCGTTCATGCCATGCTGCCCAAGGACATCTTCACCGCGGCAAAATAG
- a CDS encoding PAS domain-containing sensor histidine kinase, giving the protein MIDQNFLLKHPVFSPGDSDEGPSATYLRALLENSPIAIVVLDANHRFTMCNPAFEALFQYTPKQLAAEDIDALIAGHEMAEHASHLTRSVLQGSKVHTVAQRRRRDGLTIDVEIYGIPLVVDGELAGVYGLYQDVTERNRAQQAFRAISLQLEKLQQEERRRLARDLHDSTSQELAVLNWNLTRLAGLIDAQLDVAGQERIHNLVHETREIASQCSARIRSAAYLLHPPLLGQGGLAAAVPWIVEGFEERSGIHVALEMPPDLGRFPDEAEIAIYRVLQEGLANILRHSGSATAAVILRHNGPWLELEMKDNGDSPTRHLLLEAYQSRSGVGIGGMRERLERLGGCLTVDCAPCETTVRAVVPAGD; this is encoded by the coding sequence GTGATCGATCAGAACTTTCTCTTGAAGCACCCTGTTTTTTCTCCCGGCGATTCGGATGAAGGGCCGTCCGCCACGTATCTCCGTGCGCTGCTTGAGAACAGTCCCATCGCAATCGTCGTCCTGGACGCTAACCATCGCTTTACGATGTGCAATCCCGCCTTTGAGGCGCTCTTTCAGTACACTCCCAAACAACTGGCAGCCGAGGACATCGACGCGCTCATCGCCGGTCATGAGATGGCCGAACATGCCAGCCATCTCACACGTTCCGTCCTGCAGGGCAGCAAGGTGCATACCGTCGCCCAGCGCCGCCGCCGCGACGGCCTCACCATCGACGTCGAGATCTACGGCATCCCGCTCGTCGTCGACGGCGAACTCGCGGGCGTCTACGGCCTCTATCAGGACGTTACCGAGCGCAACCGTGCGCAGCAGGCCTTCCGCGCCATCTCGCTGCAACTGGAAAAGCTGCAGCAGGAGGAGCGCCGCCGCCTTGCACGCGACCTCCACGACTCCACCTCGCAGGAGCTCGCCGTCCTTAACTGGAACCTCACCCGCCTCGCCGGCCTGATCGACGCGCAGCTCGACGTCGCCGGGCAGGAGAGAATACACAACCTCGTTCATGAGACACGCGAGATCGCCTCGCAATGTTCAGCCCGCATCCGCAGCGCAGCCTACCTGCTGCATCCGCCGCTGCTCGGGCAGGGTGGACTGGCGGCCGCTGTCCCCTGGATCGTCGAAGGCTTTGAGGAGCGCAGCGGCATCCACGTCGCGCTGGAGATGCCTCCAGACCTTGGCCGCTTCCCGGACGAGGCCGAGATCGCTATCTATCGCGTTCTGCAGGAGGGCCTGGCCAATATCCTGCGCCACTCGGGGAGCGCCACCGCCGCTGTCATCCTTCGACACAACGGCCCATGGCTTGAGCTCGAAATGAAGGACAATGGAGACAGCCCCACGCGGCACCTGCTGCTTGAGGCCTATCAAAGCCGCAGCGGCGTCGGCATCGGCGGCATGCGCGAGCGCCTCGAACGGCTCGGCGGATGCCTGACGGTTGACTGCGCTCCATGCGAAACTACTGTGCGCGCCGTTGTTCCGGCCGGAGATTGA
- a CDS encoding response regulator transcription factor — MMNALRLLIADDHMLIRRGVRDLLATRPGLEIVGEACSGAEAVELATSLQPDIAILDYSMPQMNGPQAARLIRKASPATGVIVLTMHESEMVMQDVLQSGARGLVLKSDADRVLLNAVETVAANGTFFTQHVVESAIDAWPTGTARQPARDPFEPSLTEREREVLGLLADGLSNKQVAERLHISVRTAESHRININRKLGFQSVADLVRYVLRTTAI; from the coding sequence ATGATGAATGCTCTGCGTCTACTTATTGCCGACGACCATATGCTTATCCGCAGGGGGGTCCGCGACCTGCTTGCCACCCGCCCCGGCCTCGAAATCGTAGGCGAAGCCTGCAGCGGCGCTGAGGCCGTCGAACTGGCCACGTCGCTACAGCCCGACATCGCCATCCTCGACTACTCCATGCCGCAGATGAACGGGCCCCAGGCGGCGCGGCTCATCCGCAAGGCCTCACCCGCCACCGGCGTCATCGTCCTCACCATGCACGAGTCCGAGATGGTGATGCAGGACGTCCTTCAATCCGGTGCGCGGGGGCTTGTCCTCAAGAGCGACGCAGACCGCGTCCTCCTCAACGCCGTCGAAACCGTCGCAGCTAATGGAACCTTCTTTACCCAGCACGTCGTCGAGTCGGCAATCGACGCCTGGCCCACAGGTACGGCCCGCCAACCCGCCCGGGACCCCTTCGAACCCTCGTTGACCGAGCGCGAGCGCGAGGTGCTTGGCCTGCTTGCCGACGGCCTGAGCAATAAACAAGTCGCAGAACGACTACACATCAGCGTCCGTACCGCAGAGTCGCATCGTATTAACATCAATCGCAAGCTTGGCTTTCAGTCCGTCGCCGACCTCGTCCGCTACGTTCTGCGCACCACCGCTATCTGA